From one Nothobranchius furzeri strain GRZ-AD chromosome 2, NfurGRZ-RIMD1, whole genome shotgun sequence genomic stretch:
- the LOC129162813 gene encoding tubulin beta-4B chain-like encodes MREIVTFQAGQCGNQIGAKFWEVISDEHGIDPTGTYHGDSDLQLDKINVYYNEASGGKYVPRAVLVDLEPGTMDSVRSGPFYGSVELPPYAK; translated from the exons ATGAGGGAGATTGTGACTTTTCAAGCCGGCCAGTGCGGAAACCAGATTGGTGCCAAG TTCTGGGAGGTGATCAGTGACGAACATGGCATTGACCCAACTGGAACATACCACGGAGACAGCGACCTGCAGCTTGACAAGATTAATGTCTACTACAATGAAGCTTCAG GTGGCAAATATGTTCCTCGTGCTGTTCTTGTTGATCTGGAGCCAGGGACCATGGACTCCGTCCGGTCTGGACCTTTCTACGGCAGCGTAGAGCTGCCACCCTACGCAAAATAA
- the LOC139062635 gene encoding uncharacterized protein: MSRLSELIKFYFMLGMRHGEMLLLMSSLDGIEISMRTLRRNLKRMGLYRRKNDSDPLEVAAFLIDQLQGYGRLHGYKLHHLNCIQAGYVVTQSTVRHLLKYIDPHGVAQRRRNRLTRRTYVNPGPNFMWHVDSYDKLKPFGICINGAIDGFSRVMIWLHAYSTNNDPKVIAGYFITEVEKRMGTAARIRSDLGTENVIMAEMQRFLRWTQDQNVRNCFITGSSNHNQRIEGWWAFLRRHHAQHWMNRLQELKDKDCFSGCFLDKQLILFTCLNIIEEELQQVVHLWNTHIIRRSRHAIAPSGRPILMYTIPHLFGGHDHLREVSQEAVDACKEECQMRGPYTCDETVFSLCCLLMSENFLLPPSTADEAIELYLFLRAYILKDL; encoded by the exons ATGTCTCGTCTATCGGAACTCATTAAATTCTATTTCATGCTTGGAATGAGGCACGGAGAGATGTTGCTCTTGATGAGCAGCTTGGACGGTATTGAAATAAGCATGCGGACGCTGAGAAGGAACTTAAAACGCATGGGGCTGTACAGGAGGAAGAATGACTCCGATCCGCTGGAGGTTGCTGCATTTCTCATAGATCAACTGCAGGGGTACGGGAGGCTTCATGGATACAAACTACACCACCTGAACTGCATTCAGGCGGGTTATGTTGTCACGCAGAGCACTGTGAGACATTTACTGAAATATATTGACCCTCATGGGGTTGCGCAAAGACGCAGAAATCGCCTAACGCGCCGCACGTATGTTAATCCTGGACCGAATTTCATGTGGCATGTTGACTCCTATGACAAACTAAAACCATTTGGAATCTGCATAAATGGAGCGATTGATGGCTTTTCAAGAGTAATGATTTGGCTTCATGCCTATTCAACAAACAACGACCCCAAAGTCATCGCAGGTTATTTCATCACAGAAGTTGAGAAGAGGATGGGCACAGCTGCAAGGATTCGCTCTGATTTAGGAACAGAAAATGTCATAATGGCTGAGATGCAGAGATTCCTGCGATGGACTCAGGATCAAAATGTCAGAAACTGTTTTATCACTGGGTCCAGCAATCACAATCAGCGAATTGAAGGCTGGTGGGCGTTTCTGAGACGGCACCACGCTCAGCACTGGATGAATCGTCTCCAGGAACTAAAGGACAAAGACTGTTTCTCTGGATGCTTCTTGGACAAGCAGCTCATATTGTTTACCTGCCTGAACATCATTGAG gaggagctgcagcaagTTGTGCATTTGTGGAACACCCATATCATCCGCAGAAGCAGACATGCAATTGCTCCAAGTGGACGTCCAATTCTTATGTACACCATTCCACATCTTTTTGGAGGACATGATCATCTGAGAGAGGTTTCTCAGGAGGCAGTGGATGCATGTAAAGAAGAATGCCAAATGAGAGGACCATATACCTGCGATGAAACAGTATTCAGCCTGTGTTGCCTTTTAATGTCAGAGAACTTCTTACTTCCACCAAGCACAGCAGATGAAGCCATTGAACTGTATCTCTTCCTGAGAGCCTACATACTGAAGGACTTATAA
- the LOC139061888 gene encoding uncharacterized protein: MSSCCVKCAAQHTAAMLTHSDQEAVWERTCGTSETLQLLELTCVLLLLQRKQQKAELTGCFAVHEGKQVRKRRGGGTRTFDVPKDSKKADLLQYAKDLFFPNGKSRFGRWDVFRCDVLDYQEEAVLDDDISVGELYSILKMGMLRFYLCTRRLSYEDEGEEDEVSDRGETCENVTQLTDSHQEDEEASQTVVILSSDFRNSGEEASSDTSEVMIGPYLGEPLACHLDDTLIGEANLQLEGDDLVITSITFPQASTPGSYTDTPISNEATSSSASYEVVCVTIKIHRVKILEEMINQFKDTALLRHPLKYTYIDEKGADADGVSRDVYATFWAEFVDNTAEGEEFRVPSLSPKWQEEEWKSIGRILLKGFQDHGYFPCRLAPVFTVALIFGENQVTDDMLFENLLLYLSQSDRDLITRALKEDLSEEDRDELLDLMDRLDVSVIPTQKNLKSILRKVAHKQLIQKPSYAMEKISLVACHFLKEAFQSPQHVLQMYEDKKPTTRKLLKLLTASPISEAEKQSFRFLQQYIRGLDDAGLRKMFRFVTGSDVICVQKIEVLFTPVDGLARRPVAHTCGPVLEVPWTYTSYPELRNELDNILAAKNCYEFSIA, from the exons atgtcatcgtgttgcgttaagtgtgctgcacagcacaccgcggctatgttaactcacagtgaccaagaAGCAGTGTGGGAGA gaacctgtggaacatcagagactttgcagctactggagctaacctgtgtactgctattgctacagaggaagcagcagaaagctgagctaacaggctgttttgcag ttcatgaAGGTAAGCAAGTGAGAAAGCGCAGAGGAGGAGGAACAAGGACCTTTGATGTTCCCAAAGACTCCAAGAAAGCTGACTTATTACAGTATGCCAAGGATCTTTTCTTTCCAAATGGAAAAAGCAGATTTGGAAGATGGGATGTGTTCAGATGTGATGTATTAGACTATCAGGAAGAGGCTGTACTTGATGACGACATCTCAGTTGGGGAGCTCTACTCAATACTTAAAATGGGAATGTTGAGATTTTACTTGTGCACAAGAAGACTTTCTTATGAAGATGAAGGCGAAGAAGATGAAGTTAGTGATAGAGGGGAAACATGTGAAAATGTGACACAACTGACTGACTCACATCAAGAAGATGAGGAAGCTTCTCAGACTGTTGTGATCTTGTCATCAGATTTCAGGAATTCTGGTGAAGAAGCATCATCAGACACATCTGAGGTAATGATTGGTCCCTACCTTGGAGAACCTCTGGCTTGTCACCTTGATGACACATTAATAGGTGAAGCAAACCTGCAGTTAGAAGGAGATGATCTGGTCATCACATCCATTACATTTCCTCAGGCAAGCACTCCAGGCAGTTATACAGATACACCTATAAGCAATGAAGCAACGAGTTCTTCTGCATCATATGAAGTGGTCTGTGTCACCATCAAAATCCACAGGGTTAAAATTCTGGAGGAGATGATCAACCAGTTCAAAGATACAGCACTCCTGAGACACCCATTAAAATACACCTACATTGATGAAAAAGGAGCAGATGCAGATGGTGTATCAAGAGATGTGTATGCTACATTTTGGGCAGAGTTTGTTGACAACACAGCTGAAGGAGAGGAGTTCAGAGTGCCATCACTGTCTCCTAAATGGCAGGAGGAAGAATGGAAGTCCATCGGTAGAATTTTACTGAAGGGATTTCAAGACCATGGATATTTCCCTTGTCGCCTTGCCCCTGTTTTCACAGTGGCACTTATCTTTGGTGAAAATCAAGTTACAGATGATATGTTGTTTGAAAATCTCCTCTTATACCTAAGCCAATCAGATCGGGATTTAATAACAAGAGCTCTAAAGGAAGATCTTTCAGAAGAAGACAGGGATGAACTTCTGGATCTCATGGATCGCCTGGATGTATCAGTCATCCCAACGCAAAAAAACTTAAAAAGCATTCTTCGGAAAGTTGCTCACAAGCAGTTGATCCAAAAACCATCTTATGCCATGGAGAAAATTTCATTAGTTGCATGTCACTTTCTAAAAGAAGCTTTCCAAAGCCCACAACAtgtcctacaaatgtatgaaGATAAAAAGCCAACAACAAGAAAGCTTTTGAAGTTGCTCACTGCATCTCCCATCTCTGAAGCCGAGAAGCAGAGTTTCAGATTTCTGCAGCAGTACATCAGAGGACTTGATGATGCAGGCCTCAGAAAGATGTTCCGGTTTGTTACTGGGTCAGATGTCATCTGTGTTCAGAAAATTGAAGTGCTGTTCACACCTGTGGATGGACTGGCACGACGCCCTGTGGCACACACGTGTGGCCCCGTTCTGGAAGTACCATGGACATACACGTCCTACCCAGAACTACGAAATGAACTGGATAACATTTTGGCAGCCAAAAACTGTTATGAGTTTAGCATAGCTTAA